Proteins encoded in a region of the Labrus bergylta chromosome 9, fLabBer1.1, whole genome shotgun sequence genome:
- the lcp2b gene encoding lymphocyte cytosolic protein 2 isoform X2, giving the protein MSLNNVPSKREMMRWNPQSLADYMRRLNLTGCDKAVVKGGISGAQFMKMTELDLQVFPGLYVPVISKIQSEIRKGDQRKAVGQKSKAQKFPQQAFVQEEEVWDSDEFENESDYDEEAQHQARGEDGYICALIEPQDEEASSDEYEVGEVTTKPTPQPRPAKLQDSKDRDPVPLPAERIVRPPIPCPPKVNNVPRRALRASAGQPILPIDRSKKPGKSGPSKNEPKISKGSTAEASSPSTSKVPKPRPPKLTDLYSRTSTPIPPPPLPPQPTPVNISIPDSEQKQDLDPSWYGGQWTRHQAEVALREVNKDGAFIVRDSSKSSEDHPYTLMLLKQEKVFNIKIRNQGNSYSLGTRLNNKSFPGVKEMITHHTHNPLLLIDAADQSSEAQSLCCLLHPAGL; this is encoded by the exons ATGAGTTTAAACAATGTTCCCTCCAAGAGGGAGATGATGCGGTGGAATCCACAGAGTCTAGCCGACTACATGAGGAGG CTAAATCTAACAGGCTGTGACAAAGCAGTGGTGAAGGGCGGCATTAGTGGAGCACAGTTCATG AAAATGACTGAGCTTGACCTCCAAGTGTTCCCCGGCCTTTATGTCCC agTAATTTCTAAAATCCAAAGTGAAATCCGCAAGGGAGACCAGAGGAAGGCTGTTGGACAAAA atcaaaGGCACAAAAGTTTCCACAACAAG CATTtgtacaggaggaggaggtttggGACTCGGATGAGTTT GAAAATGAAAGTGATTATGACGAAGAGGCTCAACATCAGGCGAGAGGGGAAGATGGCTACATCTGTGCCCTGATTGAGCCTCAAGACGAGGAGGCCAGTTCAGATGAGTATGAGGTGGGTGAAGTCACAACAAAACCCACTCCACAGCCAAGACCGGCTAAACTTCAGGACAGTAAAGACAGAG ACCCAGTCCCGTTGCCTGCTGAAAGGATCGTAAGACCTCCAATTCCTTGTCCACCAAAAGTTAATAATGTTCCTCGGAGAGCCCTGAGAGCATCAG CAGGCCAACCCATTCTGCCTATTGACAGGAGTAAGAAGCCTGGAAAATCTGGCCCATCAAAGAATGAACCTAAAATATCAA AGGGCAGCACTGCCGAGGCTTCAAGCCCATCCACCAGCAAGGTTCCTAAACCAAGACCTCCAAAGCTCACAGATCTGTATAGCAG AACAAGTACACCGATCCCACCCCCTCCATTGCCACCACAGCCAACCCCAGTTAACATTTCAATACCAGATTCAGAACAAAAACAG GATCTGGATCCCAGCTGGTATGGAGGACAGTGGACCAGACATCAAGCTGAAGTTGCTCTCAGAGAGGTGAACAAG GATGGGGCATTTATAGTGAGGGACAGCTCAAAAAGTTCTGAAGATCATCCCTACACCCTAATGCTGCTGAAACAAGAAAAGGTTTTCAACATTAAGATCCGTAACCAAGGCAACTCCTACTCCCTGGGCACTAGACTCAACAACAAG AGTTTCCCTGGGGTGAAGGAAATGATtacccatcacacacacaacccgCTGCTGCTCATTGATGCAGCAGATCAGAGCTCTGAAGCACAGAGTCTGTGCTGTCTGCTTCACCCTGCGGGACTATGA
- the lcp2b gene encoding lymphocyte cytosolic protein 2 isoform X1, whose amino-acid sequence MSLNNVPSKREMMRWNPQSLADYMRRLNLTGCDKAVVKGGISGAQFMKMTELDLQVFPGLYVPVISKIQSEIRKGDQRKAVGQKSKAQKFPQQAFVQEEEVWDSDEFENESDYDEEAQHQARGEDGYICALIEPQDEEASSDEYEVGEVTTKPTPQPRPAKLQDSKDRDPVPLPAERIVRPPIPCPPKVNNVPRRALRASAGQPILPIDRSKKPGKSGPSKNEPKISKGSTAEASSPSTSKVPKPRPPKLTDLYSRTSTPIPPPPLPPQPTPVNISIPDSEQKQCIQDLDPSWYGGQWTRHQAEVALREVNKDGAFIVRDSSKSSEDHPYTLMLLKQEKVFNIKIRNQGNSYSLGTRLNNKSFPGVKEMITHHTHNPLLLIDAADQSSEAQSLCCLLHPAGL is encoded by the exons ATGAGTTTAAACAATGTTCCCTCCAAGAGGGAGATGATGCGGTGGAATCCACAGAGTCTAGCCGACTACATGAGGAGG CTAAATCTAACAGGCTGTGACAAAGCAGTGGTGAAGGGCGGCATTAGTGGAGCACAGTTCATG AAAATGACTGAGCTTGACCTCCAAGTGTTCCCCGGCCTTTATGTCCC agTAATTTCTAAAATCCAAAGTGAAATCCGCAAGGGAGACCAGAGGAAGGCTGTTGGACAAAA atcaaaGGCACAAAAGTTTCCACAACAAG CATTtgtacaggaggaggaggtttggGACTCGGATGAGTTT GAAAATGAAAGTGATTATGACGAAGAGGCTCAACATCAGGCGAGAGGGGAAGATGGCTACATCTGTGCCCTGATTGAGCCTCAAGACGAGGAGGCCAGTTCAGATGAGTATGAGGTGGGTGAAGTCACAACAAAACCCACTCCACAGCCAAGACCGGCTAAACTTCAGGACAGTAAAGACAGAG ACCCAGTCCCGTTGCCTGCTGAAAGGATCGTAAGACCTCCAATTCCTTGTCCACCAAAAGTTAATAATGTTCCTCGGAGAGCCCTGAGAGCATCAG CAGGCCAACCCATTCTGCCTATTGACAGGAGTAAGAAGCCTGGAAAATCTGGCCCATCAAAGAATGAACCTAAAATATCAA AGGGCAGCACTGCCGAGGCTTCAAGCCCATCCACCAGCAAGGTTCCTAAACCAAGACCTCCAAAGCTCACAGATCTGTATAGCAG AACAAGTACACCGATCCCACCCCCTCCATTGCCACCACAGCCAACCCCAGTTAACATTTCAATACCAGATTCAGAACAAAAACAG TGCATCCAGGATCTGGATCCCAGCTGGTATGGAGGACAGTGGACCAGACATCAAGCTGAAGTTGCTCTCAGAGAGGTGAACAAG GATGGGGCATTTATAGTGAGGGACAGCTCAAAAAGTTCTGAAGATCATCCCTACACCCTAATGCTGCTGAAACAAGAAAAGGTTTTCAACATTAAGATCCGTAACCAAGGCAACTCCTACTCCCTGGGCACTAGACTCAACAACAAG AGTTTCCCTGGGGTGAAGGAAATGATtacccatcacacacacaacccgCTGCTGCTCATTGATGCAGCAGATCAGAGCTCTGAAGCACAGAGTCTGTGCTGTCTGCTTCACCCTGCGGGACTATGA
- the LOC109981042 gene encoding protein Wnt-8-like codes for MEMMHSLFWLLALLHTICPGQAWLAGNLLMTGPKAYLTYTRSVQIGAQSGIEECKHQFAWDRWNCPDSAIQLKGLRRATRESSFVHAISAAGVMYTLTRNCSLGDLDNCGCDVSRNGKIGGRGWLWGGCSDNVDFGERISKQYVDAQETGQDSRAAVNLHNNAAGRLAVKATMKRICRCHGMSESCSVQTCWTQLSEFREVGNYLKLKHNQAQKLDIDKKRMRAGNSADNRGAIVDAFSSVAPTDLIYLEDSPDYCRRNTSLGLYGTEGRECVQHGEALSQWERRSCRRLCHECGLRVEERRTEVVSSCNCKFHWCCTVNCEDCSQVIVKHVCARREGDGHSFRRRYHRGPSSLSKSVNM; via the exons ATGGAAATGATGCATTCCTTATTTTGGCTCCTGGCTCTTTTGCACACAATATGTCCGGGACAAGCTTG GTTGGCAGGCAACTTACTTATGACAGGACCAAAg GCCTATCTCACCTATACAAGAAGCGTGCAGATTGGCGCACAGAGCGGCATTGAGGAGTGCAAACACCAGTTTGCGTGGGACAGATGGAACTGTCCTGACAGCGCAATCCAGCTCAAAGGCCTGAGGCGAG CCACCAGAGAGTCATCTTTTGTCCACGCCATCAGTGCAGCGGGGGTCATGTACACTCTGACCAGGAACTGCAGTCTCGGAGACCTCGACAACTGTGGCTGTGATGTTTCCAGGAACGGGAAAATTG gcgGTCGTGGCTGGCTGTGGGGTGGCTGCAGTGACAACGTGGATTTTGGGGAGAGGATTTCCAAACAGTACGTGGATGCGCAGGAGACTGGTCAGGACTCCAGGGCTGCCGTCAACCTGCACAACAACGCGGCCGGGCGCTTG GCAGTGAAGGCAACCATGAAGCGTATCTGTAGGTGCCATGGCATGTCTGAGAGCTGCAGTGTCCAAACCTGCTGGACGCAGCTGTCTGAATTCAGAGAAGTCGGAAACTACTTGAAGCTCAAGCACAATCAAGCGCAGAAGCTGGACATCGACAAGAAGCGCATGCGGGCCGGAAACAGCGCGGACAACAGAGGAGCTATCGTGGACGCGTTCAGCAGCGTCGCCCCCACAGACCTCATCTACCTGGAGGACTCCCCGGATTACTGCAGGAGGAACACCAGCCTGGGTCTGTACGGCACAGAGGGCCGGGAGTGTGTGCAGCACGGAGAGGCTCTGAGCCAGTGGGAGAGGCGCAGCTGCCGTAGGTTGTGTCATGAGTGCGGCCTGAGGGTGGAGGAGAGGCGCACAGAGGTAGTGAGCAGCTGCAACTGCAAATTCCACTGGTGCTGCACGGTGAACTGTGAGGACTGCTCCCAGGTTATAGTGAAACATGTGTGTgcaaggagggagggagatggACACAGCTTCAGACGGAGATACCACCGGGGACCCAGTTCCCTGTCTAAGTcagtaaatatgtaa
- the LOC109981113 gene encoding protein Wnt-8a-like isoform X2 yields the protein MGPLNFLPALVLSMCCHVQFTLAWTVNNFLMTGPKAFLTYASSVQLGAQSGIQECKHQFAWERWNCPENTLQLSTHNGLRSATRETSFVHAISAAGVMYTLTKNCSMGDFDNCGCDDSRIGQTGGRGWIWGGCSDNVAFGEKISKQFVDALEGGHDSRASVNLHNNEAGRLAIKATMRKACKCHGVSGSCSIQTCWMQLADFREVGSYLKMKHEQAKKLEMDKKPARAGNSADNRGAIAHTFRSIARTELIYLEDSPNYCVKNLSLGYQGMEGRECLKGSKSTGHREKKSCRRLCSECGLRVVEKRIEVVSSCNCKFHWCCTVKCDKCMQVVTKYYCARRDGGRKPQNKTRRRHRERRQ from the exons ATGGGACCTTTGAATTTTCTTCCAGCCTTGGTTCTATCCATGTGCTGTCATGTCCAGTTTACATTAGCTTG GACAGTGAATAACTTCCTCATGACTGGACCAAAG GCTTTTCTGACCTATGCCAGCAGTGTGCAGTTGGGCGCACAGAGTGGAATACAAGAGTGTAAACACCAGTTTGCGTGGGAGAGGTGGAACTGTCCAGAGAACACGCTCCAATTATCCACACACAACGGCCTGAGAAGTG CCACAAGGGAGACATCTTTTGTCCATGCCATCAGCGCAGCCGGGGTGATGTACACGCTCACCAAGAATTGTAGCATGGGTGACTTTGACAACTGTGGCTGCGATGACTCCAGGATTGGACAGACAG GTGGACGAGGGTGGATTTGGGGTGGCTGCAGTGATAATGTGGCATTTGGAGAGAAGATCTCCAAACAGTTCGTGGACGCACTAGAAGGTGGTCATGACTCGCGGGCATCAGTCAACCTGCACAACAATGAAGCAGGCAGACTG GCAATCAAAGCTACCATGAGGAAAGCCTGTAAGTGTCACGGAGTGTCCGGGAGCTGCAGCATCCAGACCTGCTGGATGCAGTTGGCCGACTTTAGGGAGGTGGGGAGCTACTTGAAGATGAAGCACGAACAAGCGAAGAAACTGGAGATGGACAAGAAGCCTGCAAGGGCCGGAAACAGTGCAGACAACAGAGGAGCCATCGCGCACACTTTTCGGAGCATCGCTCGGACGGAGCTGATTTACCTGGAGGATTCCCCGAATTACTGCGTCAAGAACCTTAGCCTGGGTTACCAGGGCATGGAGGGGAGGGAGTGTCTGAAGGGGAGTAAGAGCACCGGTCATCGGGAGAAAAAAAGCTGCCGCAGGCTGTGCTCTGAATGCGGCCTCAGAGTGGTGGAGAAGCGCATTGAGGTTGTGAGTAGCTGCAACTGCAAGTTTCACTGGTGCTGCACAGTCAAGTGTGACAAATGTATGCAGGTTGTTACTAAATATTACTGCGCACGTAGAGACGGCGGAAGAAAACCACAAAACAAAACGAGGCGCAGACACCGCGAGCGTCGGCAATGA
- the LOC109981113 gene encoding protein Wnt-8a-like isoform X1 — MTGPKAFLTYASSVQLGAQSGIQECKHQFAWERWNCPENTLQLSTHNGLRSATRETSFVHAISAAGVMYTLTKNCSMGDFDNCGCDDSRIGQTGGRGWIWGGCSDNVAFGEKISKQFVDALEGGHDSRASVNLHNNEAGRLAIKATMRKACKCHGVSGSCSIQTCWMQLADFREVGSYLKMKHEQAKKLEMDKKPARAGNSADNRGAIAHTFRSIARTELIYLEDSPNYCVKNLSLGYQGMEGRECLKGSKSTGHREKKSCRRLCSECGLRVVEKRIEVVSSCNCKFHWCCTVKCDKCMQVVTKYYCARRDGGRKPQNKTRRRHRERRQ, encoded by the exons ATGACTGGACCAAAG GCTTTTCTGACCTATGCCAGCAGTGTGCAGTTGGGCGCACAGAGTGGAATACAAGAGTGTAAACACCAGTTTGCGTGGGAGAGGTGGAACTGTCCAGAGAACACGCTCCAATTATCCACACACAACGGCCTGAGAAGTG CCACAAGGGAGACATCTTTTGTCCATGCCATCAGCGCAGCCGGGGTGATGTACACGCTCACCAAGAATTGTAGCATGGGTGACTTTGACAACTGTGGCTGCGATGACTCCAGGATTGGACAGACAG GTGGACGAGGGTGGATTTGGGGTGGCTGCAGTGATAATGTGGCATTTGGAGAGAAGATCTCCAAACAGTTCGTGGACGCACTAGAAGGTGGTCATGACTCGCGGGCATCAGTCAACCTGCACAACAATGAAGCAGGCAGACTG GCAATCAAAGCTACCATGAGGAAAGCCTGTAAGTGTCACGGAGTGTCCGGGAGCTGCAGCATCCAGACCTGCTGGATGCAGTTGGCCGACTTTAGGGAGGTGGGGAGCTACTTGAAGATGAAGCACGAACAAGCGAAGAAACTGGAGATGGACAAGAAGCCTGCAAGGGCCGGAAACAGTGCAGACAACAGAGGAGCCATCGCGCACACTTTTCGGAGCATCGCTCGGACGGAGCTGATTTACCTGGAGGATTCCCCGAATTACTGCGTCAAGAACCTTAGCCTGGGTTACCAGGGCATGGAGGGGAGGGAGTGTCTGAAGGGGAGTAAGAGCACCGGTCATCGGGAGAAAAAAAGCTGCCGCAGGCTGTGCTCTGAATGCGGCCTCAGAGTGGTGGAGAAGCGCATTGAGGTTGTGAGTAGCTGCAACTGCAAGTTTCACTGGTGCTGCACAGTCAAGTGTGACAAATGTATGCAGGTTGTTACTAAATATTACTGCGCACGTAGAGACGGCGGAAGAAAACCACAAAACAAAACGAGGCGCAGACACCGCGAGCGTCGGCAATGA